A stretch of the Dyella telluris genome encodes the following:
- a CDS encoding ATP-binding cassette domain-containing protein produces the protein MSLIQLQRVDFSIGGPLLLEHVDLSIEANERVCIVGRNGEGKSTLMKLIAGELHADDGEVRVQSGIVVARMAQEVPQDTAGSVFDVVAQGLGDLGQLLARYHHLLAEGDMDALGDVQTQIEAQHGWDLDRRVTDVLTRLELPGDTDFSALSGGMKRRVLLAQALVRKPDVLLLDEPTNHLDIEAIGWLENFLRQFEGSIIFITHDRSFLRALATRIVEIDRGQLTDWPGDYDNYLRRREERLHAEAQANALFDKKLAQEEVWIRQGIKARRTRNEGRVRALKALRVERSERRNLSGNVKMTLANAQASGKKVIDLEHVHQGYGGRVLIDNLSTTIMRGDRVGIIGPNGAGKSTLLKIMLGELKPERGHATLGTGIQIAYFDQHRVQLNNALNALDNVAEGREYIELNGTRKHIIGYLQDFLFSPERARAPITRLSGGERNRLLLAKLFAQPSNLLVMDEPTNDLDVETLELLEELLTEYQGTLLLVSHDREFLDNVVSSTLVLEGHGSIGEYVGGYSDWLRQRPAPSASRPAETKGTSAPAATPAAAAEPKRKLSYKDARELEQLPGRIEALEADIAARTEAMNDPDFYKQDNAAVMKANDAVAKLQAELDTAYARWSELDA, from the coding sequence ATGTCTCTTATCCAACTACAGCGCGTCGACTTCAGCATCGGCGGCCCTCTCCTGCTCGAACACGTCGACCTCTCCATCGAGGCGAACGAGCGCGTGTGCATCGTCGGTCGAAATGGCGAAGGCAAATCCACCCTGATGAAGCTCATCGCCGGCGAGCTACACGCCGACGACGGCGAAGTGCGCGTACAGAGCGGCATCGTCGTCGCGCGCATGGCGCAGGAGGTTCCGCAGGACACCGCCGGCAGCGTGTTCGACGTCGTCGCGCAAGGCCTGGGTGATCTTGGCCAGTTGCTCGCGCGCTATCACCACCTGCTTGCCGAAGGCGACATGGATGCACTCGGCGACGTGCAGACGCAGATCGAAGCGCAACACGGCTGGGATCTCGATCGTCGCGTCACCGACGTGCTGACCCGCCTCGAGTTGCCGGGCGACACCGATTTTTCCGCGCTTTCCGGCGGCATGAAGCGTCGCGTACTGCTGGCGCAGGCACTGGTGCGCAAGCCCGACGTGCTGCTGCTCGACGAACCCACCAACCACCTCGACATCGAAGCCATCGGCTGGCTGGAAAACTTCCTGCGCCAGTTCGAAGGCAGCATCATCTTCATCACGCATGACCGAAGCTTCCTGCGCGCGCTCGCCACGCGCATCGTGGAAATCGATCGCGGCCAGCTCACCGACTGGCCGGGCGACTACGACAACTACCTGCGTCGTCGCGAAGAACGCCTGCATGCCGAAGCGCAAGCCAACGCACTGTTCGACAAGAAGCTGGCGCAGGAAGAAGTGTGGATCCGCCAGGGCATCAAGGCCCGCCGCACGCGCAACGAGGGCCGCGTGCGCGCGCTCAAGGCGCTGCGCGTGGAACGCAGCGAGCGCCGCAATCTTTCCGGCAACGTGAAGATGACGCTGGCCAATGCACAGGCCTCGGGCAAGAAGGTGATCGACCTGGAGCACGTCCACCAGGGCTACGGCGGACGCGTGCTGATCGACAACCTGAGCACCACCATCATGCGCGGTGACCGCGTCGGCATCATCGGACCGAACGGCGCCGGCAAGAGCACGCTGTTGAAGATCATGCTGGGTGAGCTCAAGCCCGAACGCGGGCACGCCACCCTGGGCACCGGCATCCAGATCGCCTACTTCGACCAGCATCGCGTGCAGCTCAACAACGCACTCAACGCGCTGGACAACGTGGCCGAAGGCCGCGAGTACATCGAGCTCAACGGCACGCGCAAACACATCATCGGCTACCTGCAGGACTTCCTGTTCTCACCCGAGCGTGCGCGCGCACCGATCACGCGACTGTCCGGCGGCGAACGCAATCGCCTGCTGCTGGCCAAGCTGTTCGCGCAGCCATCCAACCTGCTGGTGATGGACGAACCGACCAACGATCTGGACGTCGAAACACTGGAGCTGCTGGAAGAGCTGCTCACCGAATATCAGGGCACCTTGCTGCTGGTGTCGCACGACCGCGAGTTCCTCGACAACGTGGTGTCGAGCACGCTGGTGCTGGAAGGCCACGGCAGCATCGGCGAGTACGTGGGCGGTTACAGCGACTGGCTGCGCCAGCGTCCCGCGCCGTCCGCGTCCAGGCCAGCTGAAACCAAGGGCACGTCGGCTCCGGCGGCGACGCCTGCAGCCGCCGCCGAGCCGAAGCGCAAGCTCAGCTACAAGGACGCCCGCGAACTGGAGCAGCTGCCCGGCCGCATCGAAGCACTGGAAGCGGACATCGCCGCGCGTACCGAAGCAATGAATGATCCTGATTTCTACAAGCAGGACAACGCGGCGGTGATGAAGGCAAACGACGCCGTGGCAAAGCTGCAGGCCGAGCTGGATACGGCCTATGCCCGGTGGTCGGAGCTGGATGCCTGA
- a CDS encoding D-alanyl-D-alanine carboxypeptidase family protein, with protein MAIKSNTPARAATWRQGLLALLVSVAGGFASLAHAGDAAIVINETDGQVITAVNADEPNHPASLAKMMTLYLAFQAVQNGTLKMDQELPVSSWAASKAPTKLDLRNGQTISVEDCVLGMITKSANDAATVMAEGLGGNESHFVEMMNAQAQLLGMSNTRFANASGLPDPSDTTTARDMSKLAMALYHDFPQYSHYFATKDFTFRGRLVRGHNNLMDKYPGMDGLKTGFTNAAGFNLASTAVKDGRRLFSVVMGGRTAATRDRLMARLLDDGFENQETPAELVAQAGEAPASTAKGRRSAKAATAVADASTGSRRHHRRSSKTEAVASATASCSKKKKGSTCPATATRSSKTASAAGQKVASAAKSPDK; from the coding sequence GTGGCCATCAAGTCCAACACGCCGGCCAGGGCAGCAACCTGGCGCCAGGGCCTGCTCGCCTTGCTGGTGAGCGTCGCGGGCGGTTTCGCCAGCCTCGCGCACGCCGGCGACGCTGCCATCGTCATCAACGAAACCGATGGCCAGGTCATCACGGCGGTCAACGCGGATGAGCCCAATCACCCGGCCTCCCTGGCCAAGATGATGACGCTGTACCTCGCCTTCCAGGCGGTGCAGAACGGCACGCTGAAGATGGACCAGGAACTGCCCGTGTCTTCGTGGGCCGCATCCAAGGCACCGACCAAGCTCGATCTGCGCAACGGCCAGACCATTTCGGTGGAAGACTGCGTGCTCGGCATGATCACCAAGTCGGCCAACGATGCCGCCACCGTGATGGCCGAAGGTCTCGGCGGCAACGAGAGCCACTTCGTCGAGATGATGAATGCCCAGGCTCAGCTGCTGGGCATGAGCAACACCCGCTTCGCCAACGCGTCGGGCCTGCCCGACCCGTCGGACACCACCACGGCCCGCGACATGAGCAAGCTGGCCATGGCGCTGTACCACGACTTCCCGCAGTACTCGCACTACTTCGCCACCAAGGACTTCACGTTCCGCGGTCGCCTGGTGCGCGGTCACAACAACCTGATGGACAAGTATCCCGGCATGGACGGCCTGAAGACCGGCTTCACCAATGCCGCGGGCTTCAATCTGGCCTCCACCGCCGTGAAGGATGGCCGCCGCCTGTTCTCCGTGGTGATGGGCGGTCGTACCGCCGCCACGCGCGACCGGCTGATGGCTCGCCTGCTCGACGACGGTTTCGAGAATCAGGAAACCCCGGCCGAGCTGGTCGCCCAGGCTGGCGAAGCTCCGGCATCCACCGCCAAGGGCCGCCGTTCGGCCAAGGCCGCGACCGCCGTGGCCGATGCCTCGACCGGTTCGCGTCGCCACCATCGTCGCTCGTCGAAGACGGAAGCCGTTGCCAGCGCCACGGCGTCGTGCTCGAAGAAGAAGAAGGGCAGCACCTGCCCGGCCACCGCCACGCGCAGCAGCAAGACGGCGTCGGCCGCGGGTCAGAAGGTAGCCTCGGCGGCGAAGTCGCCGGACAAGTGA
- the metK gene encoding methionine adenosyltransferase — translation MSNFLFTSESVSEGHPDKVADQISDAVLDAIIAQDPRARVACETLVKTGVAIVAGEITTSAWIDLEALTRKVITDIGYDSSDVGFDGETCGVLNLIGKQSPDINQGVDRKKPEEQGAGDQGLMFGYATNETKDYMPAAIYYSHRLVEQQAKVRKKKNSPLPWLRPDAKSQVTLRYENDVAVAIDAVVLSTQHDPSVKQKDLIEAVREYILKPVLPAKLLHKGTKFHINPTGKFVIGGPVGDCGLTGRKIIVDTYGGWARHGGGAFSGKDPSKVDRSAAYAARYVAKNIVAAGIADRCEVQVSYAIGVAEPTSISVTTFGTGKIADEKIEKLIRKHFDLRPYGIIKMLDLVHPMYQQTASYGHFGRTPYEVKGPDGKTYTAFSWEKTDKAEALRADAKLK, via the coding sequence ATGAGCAACTTCCTCTTCACCTCCGAGTCGGTCTCCGAAGGCCATCCGGACAAAGTCGCCGACCAGATCTCCGATGCCGTCCTCGATGCGATCATCGCGCAGGATCCGCGCGCGCGCGTGGCCTGCGAAACGCTGGTGAAGACGGGCGTGGCCATCGTGGCCGGCGAAATCACCACCAGCGCCTGGATCGACCTGGAAGCGCTGACCCGCAAGGTCATCACCGACATCGGTTATGACTCCTCCGACGTCGGCTTCGACGGCGAGACCTGCGGCGTGCTGAACCTGATCGGCAAGCAGTCGCCGGACATCAACCAGGGCGTGGACCGCAAGAAGCCGGAAGAACAGGGCGCTGGCGACCAGGGCCTGATGTTCGGCTACGCCACCAACGAAACCAAGGACTACATGCCGGCTGCGATCTACTACTCGCACCGTCTGGTGGAGCAGCAGGCCAAGGTCCGCAAGAAGAAGAACTCGCCGCTGCCGTGGCTGCGCCCGGACGCCAAGAGCCAGGTCACCCTGCGCTATGAAAACGACGTGGCCGTTGCCATCGACGCCGTGGTGCTGTCCACCCAGCACGACCCGAGCGTGAAGCAGAAGGACCTGATCGAGGCCGTGCGCGAGTACATCCTCAAGCCGGTCCTGCCGGCCAAGCTGCTGCACAAGGGCACCAAGTTCCACATCAACCCGACCGGCAAGTTCGTGATCGGCGGCCCGGTGGGCGACTGCGGCCTGACCGGCCGCAAGATCATCGTCGATACCTACGGCGGCTGGGCCCGTCACGGTGGTGGCGCGTTCTCGGGCAAGGATCCGTCGAAGGTTGACCGTTCGGCCGCCTACGCCGCCCGCTACGTGGCCAAGAACATCGTGGCCGCCGGCATCGCCGACCGTTGCGAAGTGCAGGTGAGCTACGCCATCGGCGTGGCCGAGCCGACCTCCATCTCGGTCACCACCTTCGGCACCGGCAAGATCGCCGACGAGAAGATCGAGAAGCTGATCCGCAAGCACTTCGACCTGCGCCCGTACGGCATCATCAAGATGCTCGACCTGGTGCACCCGATGTACCAGCAGACCGCCAGCTACGGTCACTTCGGCCGCACCCCGTACGAAGTGAAGGGTCCGGACGGCAAGACCTACACCGCGTTCTCGTGGGAAAAGACGGACAAGGCCGAGGCGCTGCGCGCCGATGCCAAGCTGAAGTAA
- a CDS encoding FAD-dependent oxidoreductase, with protein MHRRDLLKAAIALPLLPLALSPVTVSARTAAKGFTGPFTRVRPGDPGWPSQAQWDQLGQSVGGRLQQLHSPFETVGNAASEEALKQIRNPYYLGDTPSLTQTSGWVDAWTSRPSAYAVAAENTGDVVAAVNFARKHRLRLVVKGGGHSYQGTSDAPDSLLVWTRHMNRVSLHEAFVPQGCEGKQAPRTAVTVEAGAMWVDAYTAVTTEGGRYVQGGGCMTVGVAGLVQSGGFGSFSKRFGSASGNLLEAEVVTADGKVHVVNACHEPELFWAIKGGGGGSIGVVTKLTLLTHDLPDTFGAVFGAIQADSEASYRELIAQAMRFYRNALFNPHWGEQMKFHQNMLHLSMVFQGLSQQEAEQVWAPFFAWVKARSAYQFKEEPRVIALPARRFWDADFFRQHAPQLIVADSRPDAPRNHVLWAGDEGQVGQFIHGYRSGWLPQSLLDEHRIDALAGAMFQATRQWGFSLHFNKGLAGAPEDAIARSRDTAMNPGAMDAFALAITGSESDPAFPGMPGASPDLAKARQDRTRIDQCMDALLVVAPGAGSYVSESNYFEPNWQASFWGSNYPRLAAAKRRYDPDGLFFVHHGVGSEDWSDDGFTRLRQPA; from the coding sequence ATGCACCGCCGCGATCTGCTCAAGGCCGCTATCGCCCTTCCGCTACTTCCGCTGGCGCTCTCGCCGGTCACGGTCTCGGCACGCACCGCCGCGAAAGGATTCACCGGCCCCTTCACACGGGTGCGGCCGGGCGATCCGGGCTGGCCGTCGCAGGCCCAGTGGGACCAGCTCGGCCAGTCGGTGGGCGGTCGGCTGCAGCAGCTCCATTCGCCATTCGAGACGGTGGGCAATGCCGCCAGCGAGGAAGCGCTGAAGCAGATCCGCAACCCCTATTACCTGGGCGACACGCCCTCGCTCACCCAGACCAGCGGCTGGGTCGATGCATGGACTTCCCGTCCCAGCGCGTACGCCGTGGCAGCGGAGAACACCGGCGATGTGGTGGCGGCAGTGAACTTCGCCCGCAAGCATCGCCTGCGGCTGGTGGTGAAAGGTGGCGGCCACAGCTACCAGGGCACCTCGGACGCACCCGACTCGCTGCTGGTGTGGACGCGCCACATGAATCGCGTGTCACTACATGAGGCCTTCGTGCCGCAAGGCTGCGAAGGCAAACAGGCGCCGCGCACCGCCGTCACGGTGGAAGCGGGAGCAATGTGGGTGGACGCATACACCGCCGTCACCACGGAAGGCGGGCGTTACGTGCAGGGTGGCGGCTGCATGACGGTGGGCGTGGCAGGCCTGGTGCAGAGCGGCGGCTTCGGCAGTTTCTCCAAGCGCTTCGGCAGCGCCAGCGGCAATCTGCTGGAGGCCGAAGTGGTGACGGCGGACGGCAAGGTGCACGTAGTCAACGCCTGCCACGAGCCCGAGCTGTTCTGGGCCATCAAGGGTGGTGGTGGCGGAAGCATCGGGGTGGTGACGAAGCTGACCCTGCTGACGCATGACTTGCCCGACACCTTTGGCGCCGTGTTCGGCGCCATCCAAGCCGACTCCGAGGCGTCCTATCGCGAGCTGATCGCGCAGGCCATGCGCTTTTATCGCAACGCCCTGTTCAACCCGCACTGGGGCGAACAGATGAAGTTTCACCAGAACATGCTGCACCTCTCCATGGTGTTCCAGGGCCTGAGCCAGCAGGAAGCGGAACAGGTCTGGGCGCCGTTCTTTGCATGGGTGAAGGCGCGCAGCGCCTATCAGTTCAAAGAGGAGCCGCGGGTGATCGCCCTGCCCGCGCGGCGCTTCTGGGACGCGGATTTCTTCCGCCAGCATGCACCGCAACTGATCGTGGCCGACAGCCGCCCCGATGCGCCGCGCAACCACGTGCTATGGGCCGGTGACGAGGGACAGGTGGGCCAGTTCATCCATGGCTACCGCTCCGGCTGGCTGCCGCAGTCGCTGCTCGATGAGCACCGCATCGATGCATTGGCCGGGGCGATGTTCCAGGCCACACGCCAGTGGGGCTTCTCGCTGCATTTCAACAAGGGCCTCGCCGGTGCGCCGGAAGACGCCATTGCCCGATCGCGCGACACCGCCATGAACCCGGGCGCCATGGATGCCTTCGCGCTGGCCATTACCGGCAGCGAGAGCGATCCAGCCTTCCCTGGCATGCCCGGCGCCTCGCCGGACCTGGCCAAGGCCCGCCAGGACAGGACCCGCATCGACCAATGCATGGACGCGCTGCTGGTGGTCGCCCCCGGCGCGGGCTCCTACGTATCCGAAAGCAATTACTTCGAGCCGAACTGGCAGGCCTCGTTCTGGGGCAGCAACTACCCGCGCCTGGCCGCCGCCAAGCGGCGCTACGACCCCGACGGCCTGTTCTTCGTGCACCACGGGGTGGGCAGCGAGGACTGGAGCGACGACGGCTTTACCCGCCTGCGACAACCTGCCTGA
- a CDS encoding SGNH/GDSL hydrolase family protein, producing the protein MKRLTWLAFLLLSLVAPAMAQADSAPSSHWAPDIEAFVAADHERPPMHNGVLFIGSSSIQYWKSLAEDFPGVPVINRGFGGSALPDSTYYADRIVWPYKPNLIVMYAGDNDINDGATADQVLASFQKFVARAREGVPGVPIVYVSIKPSVARIALWPTMKAANDKIRDWAATQKDVRFVDIAPAMFNAQGKPRPELFRPDGLHMLPNGYALWIAALKPVLADYGFVTRRIQ; encoded by the coding sequence ATGAAGCGACTGACCTGGCTGGCTTTCCTCCTGCTCTCCCTGGTGGCCCCGGCCATGGCCCAGGCAGACAGCGCGCCGTCCTCCCACTGGGCGCCCGACATCGAGGCCTTCGTGGCCGCCGACCATGAGCGTCCGCCGATGCACAACGGCGTGCTGTTCATCGGCAGCTCGTCCATCCAGTACTGGAAGTCGCTGGCCGAGGATTTCCCTGGTGTCCCGGTGATCAACCGTGGCTTCGGCGGCTCGGCGCTGCCCGACTCCACTTATTACGCCGATCGCATCGTGTGGCCGTACAAGCCCAACCTGATCGTGATGTATGCCGGCGACAACGACATCAACGACGGCGCCACCGCCGACCAGGTGCTCGCCTCGTTCCAGAAGTTCGTGGCGCGTGCGCGCGAAGGCGTACCCGGCGTGCCCATCGTCTACGTCTCGATCAAGCCGAGCGTGGCCCGCATCGCGTTGTGGCCGACCATGAAGGCGGCCAACGACAAGATCCGCGACTGGGCCGCCACGCAGAAAGACGTCCGTTTCGTGGACATCGCGCCCGCGATGTTCAATGCGCAGGGCAAGCCTCGCCCGGAACTGTTCCGTCCCGACGGCCTGCACATGCTGCCGAACGGTTATGCGCTGTGGATCGCCGCGCTGAAGCCGGTGCTGGCCGACTATGGCTTCGTGACCCGGCGTATTCAGTAA
- a CDS encoding class I SAM-dependent methyltransferase has translation MVTGEFPYIHGFSPEEQSRLVRQARMFETTLFNRIDYSEATRLLEIGSGVGAQTEILLRRFPNLHVTGVDLSAAQLAAAEQNLATTAWCSARYTLQQADATDLPFADRSFDAAYLCWVLEHMPSPARVLSELRRVLSPGAVIYVTEVLNASFFLDPYSPNLLRYWMAFNDLQYDSGGDPFIGAKLGNLLLAGGYRDVQTEVKSFHLDNRQPGKRKQMIEFWEELLLSAADQLVATGKVDTATVEGMRHELQAVRNDPNAVFFFAFVQARALVY, from the coding sequence ATTGTCACCGGTGAGTTTCCCTACATCCATGGCTTTTCGCCCGAAGAGCAGTCACGACTGGTGCGCCAGGCACGCATGTTCGAGACCACCCTGTTCAATCGCATCGATTACAGCGAGGCGACGAGGCTGCTGGAGATTGGCAGCGGCGTCGGGGCACAGACGGAAATCCTGCTGCGCCGGTTCCCGAACCTGCATGTGACGGGTGTGGACCTCTCCGCCGCGCAGCTGGCGGCAGCGGAGCAGAACCTGGCCACCACCGCCTGGTGCAGCGCGCGCTATACCCTGCAGCAAGCCGATGCCACCGACCTGCCCTTCGCCGACCGCAGCTTCGATGCGGCCTACCTGTGCTGGGTGCTTGAACACATGCCCAGCCCCGCCCGCGTGCTGAGCGAACTGCGCCGCGTGCTCAGCCCCGGCGCCGTGATCTATGTGACCGAGGTGCTCAACGCCTCGTTCTTCCTGGACCCTTACTCGCCGAACCTGCTGCGCTACTGGATGGCCTTCAACGACCTGCAGTACGACAGCGGTGGCGACCCCTTCATCGGCGCAAAACTCGGCAACCTGCTGCTGGCCGGCGGCTACCGCGACGTGCAGACCGAGGTGAAAAGCTTCCACCTCGACAACCGCCAGCCCGGCAAGCGCAAGCAGATGATCGAGTTCTGGGAAGAGCTGCTGCTGTCGGCGGCCGACCAGCTGGTGGCCACCGGCAAAGTGGACACCGCGACGGTCGAAGGCATGCGGCACGAACTGCAGGCGGTGCGCAATGATCCGAACGCGGTGTTCTTTTTCGCCTTCGTGCAGGCGCGGGCGCTGGTTTACTGA
- a CDS encoding alpha/beta hydrolase — protein MPFEPTRKLLSFPPFIRVLLLMAPLWLGGCEATLFAGLNATDQHRDITQHADIVFDEAHGLALDVYAPAHASHAPVVVFFYGGTWVQGERAWYRFVGTALAAHGVVAVIPDYRKYPQVRLDGFMQDAASAVAWTHAHATELGGAPDDVFVMGHSAGGQIAALLATDPEWLGAHGMQPADLAGLIGLAGCYDFVPVPQDDAIMLGVFGATPAQQRRGQPVSYVHGAEPPMLLLQGTDDDEVEPSNAISLYRATQAEGEDSRLRTYPGVGHEALLFALSRPMDGAAPTLGDVMAFILSHPHAKPSTKAS, from the coding sequence ATGCCCTTCGAGCCAACGCGCAAGCTGCTGTCCTTTCCCCCGTTCATCCGGGTGCTGCTACTCATGGCGCCGCTGTGGCTTGGCGGTTGCGAGGCCACGCTGTTCGCCGGCCTGAATGCGACAGACCAGCATCGCGACATCACGCAGCACGCGGACATCGTGTTCGATGAAGCGCACGGCCTGGCGCTGGACGTCTATGCACCGGCGCACGCCTCCCACGCGCCCGTGGTGGTGTTCTTCTACGGCGGTACCTGGGTGCAGGGCGAACGCGCGTGGTACCGCTTCGTCGGCACCGCGCTGGCAGCGCACGGCGTGGTGGCGGTGATCCCCGATTACCGCAAGTACCCGCAGGTGCGGCTGGATGGCTTCATGCAGGATGCGGCAAGCGCCGTGGCCTGGACTCACGCGCACGCGACAGAACTGGGCGGCGCGCCCGACGACGTGTTCGTCATGGGGCATTCCGCAGGCGGCCAGATCGCGGCGCTGCTGGCCACCGACCCCGAATGGCTGGGCGCACACGGGATGCAACCCGCGGATCTCGCCGGCCTGATCGGTCTGGCCGGCTGCTACGACTTTGTCCCCGTGCCGCAGGACGACGCCATCATGCTCGGCGTGTTTGGTGCCACGCCAGCGCAGCAGCGGCGCGGCCAGCCCGTGTCCTACGTGCACGGCGCCGAGCCGCCGATGCTGTTGCTGCAGGGCACGGATGACGACGAGGTGGAACCGTCGAACGCGATTTCGCTGTATCGCGCTACCCAGGCCGAGGGCGAGGACAGCCGCCTGCGCACTTACCCGGGCGTGGGCCACGAAGCCCTGCTGTTCGCGCTGTCGCGCCCCATGGACGGCGCGGCGCCAACGCTGGGCGACGTCATGGCGTTCATCCTTTCCCATCCACACGCGAAACCATCGACGAAGGCGTCCTGA
- the dusB gene encoding tRNA dihydrouridine synthase DusB, translated as MQIGPYRIDPPVVLAPMAGVTDKPFRLLCKRLGAGLAVSEMTNADPRLWQTRKSRQRMDHEGEPEPVSVQIAGYDPAMLAEAARYNAGHGAQIIDINMGCPAKKVCNVWSGSALLQDEPLVARIVKAVVDAVDIPVTLKIRTGWDRQNKNALTIAKIAEDAGIAALAVHGRTRADKYEGDAEYDTIAAVKASVGIPIFANGDVVTPQQAKHVLDVTGADAVMVGRGAQGRPWIFREISHYLATGETLPEPTPREVCDILVHHLEHLYAFYGELQGVRIARKHLGWYAKDRAENTAFRDVVNRAETAQDQLRLTREYFASLQDGVRLAA; from the coding sequence ATGCAGATCGGCCCCTACCGCATCGACCCGCCCGTGGTGCTCGCGCCCATGGCCGGGGTCACCGACAAGCCTTTCCGCCTGCTGTGCAAACGGCTGGGTGCGGGCCTGGCCGTGTCGGAAATGACCAACGCCGATCCGCGCCTGTGGCAGACGCGCAAGTCGCGCCAGCGCATGGATCATGAAGGCGAGCCCGAACCGGTGAGCGTGCAGATCGCCGGCTACGACCCGGCGATGCTGGCCGAGGCGGCGCGTTACAACGCCGGCCACGGCGCGCAGATCATCGACATCAACATGGGTTGCCCGGCCAAGAAGGTCTGCAATGTGTGGTCCGGCTCGGCGCTGCTGCAGGACGAACCGCTGGTGGCGCGCATCGTGAAGGCCGTGGTGGATGCCGTGGACATCCCGGTGACGCTGAAAATCCGCACCGGCTGGGATCGCCAGAACAAGAACGCGCTGACCATCGCGAAGATCGCCGAGGATGCCGGCATCGCCGCACTGGCCGTGCATGGCCGCACGCGCGCCGACAAGTACGAAGGCGATGCGGAGTACGACACCATCGCCGCGGTGAAGGCCAGCGTGGGCATTCCCATCTTCGCCAACGGCGACGTGGTCACGCCGCAGCAGGCGAAGCACGTACTGGACGTCACCGGCGCGGACGCGGTGATGGTGGGCCGCGGCGCACAGGGCCGGCCGTGGATTTTCCGCGAGATCTCCCATTACCTGGCCACCGGTGAAACGCTACCGGAGCCGACACCGAGGGAGGTGTGCGACATCCTCGTGCATCACCTGGAGCATCTCTACGCGTTCTATGGCGAGCTGCAGGGCGTGCGTATCGCGCGCAAGCATCTGGGCTGGTACGCGAAGGATCGTGCGGAGAACACCGCGTTCCGCGACGTGGTGAACCGGGCCGAGACCGCGCAGGACCAGTTGCGCCTGACGCGCGAGTATTTCGCCAGCCTGCAGGACGGCGTGCGCCTCGCCGCCTGA